From the genome of Ectobacillus sp. JY-23, one region includes:
- a CDS encoding sensor domain-containing diguanylate cyclase, whose translation MLGQYIQVMVYAILLAMLVNYFRFKGTEVFNKSLLVTAVIFLIGIEGIVFVFMHTKWLMLLLIATTVLMFRLVGGFIGVGIAWLSYCMLAAEWNVLLLLNYLFFMGAVYTVMLYIHKRTIERQELLHALINNSKQLNVFKEVSFSMQRTLEFQKLLQTILTAVTAGHGLGFNRAMILLTNETETKLTGIMGIGPMSAEEGYKTWSEIVKNRYKLNDLIEINEAGTPSDVLLNDRVRELVISLQDANFLYKVLESGIPMHIKDLDTEDQTLRLFVKQFHMSELAVLPLINQGHKVGVLIIDNPVNKKPITMNDIDSVMTLANQAAIAIRHSRLYTRVEEMAHKDGLTGLFNQRTFQATLQRYMDMELHLVSLIILDVDYFKHFNDTNGHMAGNEVLIQIASIMKHSIRENDLAFRFGGEEFIILLPHTTNAQATEIAERIRINIADTTFIGGDKQPLGHITVSLGVATTESEIDMQELVEAADQALYKAKHAGRNMVMSCERGGVC comes from the coding sequence ATGCTAGGGCAATATATCCAGGTAATGGTATATGCAATTTTGCTTGCCATGCTAGTCAATTATTTTCGATTTAAAGGAACTGAAGTGTTTAATAAAAGTTTGCTAGTAACTGCAGTTATTTTTTTAATAGGAATAGAAGGAATTGTGTTTGTATTTATGCATACAAAATGGCTTATGCTCCTATTGATTGCAACAACCGTGCTGATGTTCCGTTTAGTAGGAGGTTTCATAGGTGTAGGAATTGCCTGGCTTAGTTATTGCATGCTTGCAGCAGAATGGAACGTGCTTTTGCTTCTGAATTATCTCTTTTTTATGGGAGCAGTATATACTGTTATGCTCTATATACATAAGCGTACGATAGAACGTCAAGAACTGTTGCATGCACTTATTAACAACTCAAAGCAGTTGAATGTATTTAAAGAAGTCAGTTTTTCCATGCAACGCACGCTTGAATTTCAAAAGTTGCTACAAACGATTTTGACTGCTGTAACAGCCGGACATGGTTTAGGTTTTAATAGGGCAATGATTTTACTAACAAATGAGACGGAAACAAAGCTGACCGGTATCATGGGAATCGGACCGATGAGTGCAGAAGAGGGCTATAAAACGTGGAGTGAAATTGTAAAGAATAGATATAAATTGAACGACTTAATTGAAATTAATGAAGCGGGTACACCATCTGATGTATTACTTAATGACAGAGTGAGGGAATTAGTCATCTCTTTGCAAGATGCAAACTTTTTGTATAAGGTGCTGGAAAGTGGGATTCCCATGCACATAAAGGATCTGGATACAGAGGATCAAACGTTACGGTTATTTGTAAAGCAATTTCATATGAGTGAGCTAGCTGTCTTGCCACTTATTAACCAAGGTCATAAGGTGGGAGTACTTATTATTGATAATCCAGTTAATAAGAAGCCAATTACTATGAATGATATAGACAGTGTTATGACTCTTGCCAATCAGGCTGCTATTGCAATCCGCCATTCTCGTTTATATACAAGAGTGGAGGAAATGGCTCATAAAGACGGATTGACTGGTTTATTTAATCAGCGCACATTTCAAGCTACTTTACAGCGATATATGGATATGGAATTACATTTGGTCTCTCTTATTATTTTAGATGTGGATTACTTTAAACATTTTAACGATACAAATGGCCACATGGCTGGAAATGAGGTGTTAATACAAATTGCAAGTATTATGAAGCATTCTATTCGTGAAAATGATTTAGCTTTTCGTTTCGGTGGAGAAGAATTTATTATATTACTTCCGCACACAACAAATGCACAAGCTACAGAAATTGCCGAAAGGATTCGTATAAATATTGCAGATACAACGTTCATAGGCGGAGACAAGCAACCGCTTGGGCATATTACGGTGAGTTTAGGTGTTGCAACTACTGAGAGTGAAATTGATATGCAAGAGTTGGTGGAAGCGGCTGATCAAGCATTATATAAAGCAAAGCATGCGGGAAGAAATATGGTCATGTCGTGTGAAAGAGGTGGGGTATGCTAA
- a CDS encoding NAD(P)/FAD-dependent oxidoreductase, with protein MHYDVIVIGGGPSGLMAAIGAAEGKAKVLLLDKGNKLGRKLAISGGGRCNVTNRLPLDEIVKHIPGNGRFLYSAFSIFNNEDIIRFFEGLGVALKEEDHGRMFPVSDKAQSVVDALLRRLQELGVHTRTDTPVQTIEYTDGQTSAVVLQNGEVIPTQHVIIAVGGKSVPHTGSTGDGYAWAEKAGHTITELFPTEVPITSSESFIKEKTLQGLALRNVALSVLNPKGKTVKTHRMDMLFTHFGISGPAALRCSQYVVQTMKKFHAQSVTMHIDALPDWKEESLFQDIVKQMKNEPKKALKNLLKGIVPERYFLFLLEKNGIDGAQATAHVSNELIRALVKDMKGFTFSVNGTQSIEKAFVTGGGVSVKEIHPKEMSSKLMKGLYFCGEILDIHGYTGGYNITSALVTGRIAGMTAAQHALAPSY; from the coding sequence ATGCATTATGATGTAATTGTAATTGGAGGGGGACCCTCGGGATTGATGGCCGCTATTGGAGCTGCAGAAGGCAAGGCAAAGGTTCTTCTATTAGATAAAGGAAATAAATTAGGAAGAAAGCTTGCAATATCCGGGGGAGGAAGGTGCAACGTAACCAATCGACTTCCTCTTGATGAAATTGTAAAACATATTCCAGGAAACGGTCGCTTTTTATACAGTGCGTTTTCTATTTTTAACAATGAAGATATCATACGCTTTTTTGAAGGACTAGGTGTGGCATTGAAAGAAGAAGACCATGGACGTATGTTTCCGGTATCTGACAAAGCGCAATCTGTAGTTGATGCACTGCTGCGCCGTTTACAAGAGCTTGGGGTTCACACACGTACAGATACACCAGTTCAAACCATTGAATATACGGACGGACAAACCTCAGCAGTAGTTTTACAAAATGGAGAAGTGATTCCAACGCAGCACGTTATTATTGCGGTTGGAGGTAAATCCGTTCCGCATACAGGTTCAACAGGAGACGGTTATGCATGGGCTGAGAAAGCTGGGCATACCATTACAGAATTGTTTCCGACAGAAGTTCCTATTACATCATCTGAATCATTTATTAAGGAGAAAACACTACAGGGACTTGCACTTCGCAATGTAGCATTAAGCGTATTAAATCCAAAGGGGAAGACGGTTAAAACACACCGTATGGATATGCTATTTACACACTTCGGCATATCCGGTCCTGCTGCACTTCGCTGCAGTCAATATGTGGTTCAAACTATGAAAAAATTTCACGCACAATCTGTAACCATGCATATTGATGCACTTCCTGATTGGAAAGAAGAGTCGTTATTTCAAGACATTGTCAAACAAATGAAAAATGAACCTAAAAAAGCTCTCAAGAATTTGCTGAAGGGAATTGTACCAGAACGCTATTTCCTATTTTTACTTGAGAAAAATGGAATAGATGGTGCACAAGCCACTGCTCATGTAAGCAATGAGCTTATTCGCGCCCTTGTAAAAGACATGAAGGGTTTTACATTTTCTGTAAATGGTACACAATCGATCGAAAAAGCGTTCGTTACTGGTGGAGGGGTTTCTGTTAAAGAAATTCATCCGAAGGAAATGTCCTCTAAATTGATGAAAGGCTTGTACTTTTGCGGTGAAATTCTCGATATTCACGGCTATACAGGTGGCTATAACATCACATCTGCTCTTGTGACCGGACGAATTGCAGGCATGACAGCTGCACAGCATGCCTTAGCACCTTCTTATTAA
- a CDS encoding sporulation protein Cse60, with protein MRVKIFDEMHEKDLEERVNAFLKKIDDTQIVDVKYQVAIANNNDENQIYCFSAMIIYRA; from the coding sequence ATGCGTGTAAAAATATTTGATGAAATGCATGAAAAGGATTTGGAAGAACGTGTAAATGCATTTTTAAAGAAGATCGATGATACGCAAATTGTAGATGTGAAGTATCAAGTAGCGATTGCAAACAACAATGATGAAAATCAAATATATTGCTTTTCAGCGATGATTATATACAGAGCCTAA
- a CDS encoding DUF2553 family protein yields the protein MGKTLKIDITEKVTAKFKEKYLELYSNKFMIGKLYMYTAEQKYELEDGYIYEDGRFYRLIQMRRDNDPSVSGCDSGWC from the coding sequence ATGGGGAAAACTTTAAAAATTGATATTACAGAAAAAGTAACAGCGAAGTTTAAGGAAAAGTATTTGGAATTATATTCAAATAAATTTATGATTGGAAAGCTGTATATGTATACGGCGGAACAAAAGTATGAACTTGAAGATGGGTATATTTATGAAGATGGTCGTTTTTATCGCTTAATTCAAATGCGTCGTGACAATGATCCGTCAGTTTCCGGGTGTGATTCAGGGTGGTGCTAA
- a CDS encoding spore germination protein — protein MAFIRNVKIMNNNGHVNIGNCYNISSLTVSKASNGAGGNSTAFILNGVRANDEFEGAFINDREPAIDVAVEEETF, from the coding sequence ATGGCATTTATTCGGAACGTGAAGATTATGAACAACAACGGTCATGTGAATATAGGGAACTGCTATAACATATCTTCTTTAACAGTCTCTAAAGCGAGCAACGGTGCAGGTGGGAACAGTACGGCATTTATATTAAACGGTGTTCGAGCCAACGATGAATTCGAGGGCGCATTTATAAACGATAGAGAACCCGCTATCGATGTTGCGGTGGAAGAGGAAACATTTTAA
- a CDS encoding rhodanese-like domain-containing protein codes for MHEVQTITPEEVQARLEQGETLHLVDVREDDEIAFYGKIPEATHIKMGDIPNKLDYFNKEDAYIFICKAGVRSEHVCMYMQEQGYKAINMIGGMSYYTGKTE; via the coding sequence ATGCACGAGGTTCAAACAATTACACCGGAAGAAGTGCAAGCAAGGCTGGAGCAAGGAGAAACATTGCATCTAGTTGATGTAAGGGAAGATGACGAAATCGCATTTTATGGTAAGATTCCTGAAGCCACTCACATTAAAATGGGAGATATACCTAATAAATTAGACTATTTTAATAAAGAGGATGCGTACATTTTTATTTGTAAAGCAGGTGTACGAAGCGAGCATGTGTGCATGTATATGCAAGAACAGGGATATAAAGCAATCAATATGATTGGTGGCATGTCGTATTATACGGGTAAGACAGAATAA